From Coffea arabica cultivar ET-39 chromosome 10e, Coffea Arabica ET-39 HiFi, whole genome shotgun sequence, one genomic window encodes:
- the LOC113712715 gene encoding protein ECERIFERUM 2, producing MVSTAGENAAVYDVRLSSVVPASITGEDKVHELCNMDLMLKLHYVKGIYFFRSGAARGLTINDLKKPMFECLALYSTLSGRVRKSEDGRPFIKCNDSGVRIAEAKCSKTLDEWLAFNDDSLNDQLIYSQFLAPDAGFTPLVFVQFTWFKCGGISIGLSWAHVVGDAFSASHFINMWGQILTGQVPPHHLDTYNPKNQKKFPSPLAKVPLSIQRVLLDPDGGHWLLSNHRKMRTHSFHVTPKQLNRLTEEAKLLKPFEVISAMIWKSLAKTSGKAEEPKIVTLISGTWDKENELPSNSRVIISTIEAAEAPPAQADLAELARLIAQTQEDETHLVERVMDQKGSDDGESRDFILYGARLTFVNLEKMNIYALKMGGHHQPVFASYSVSGVGDEGAVLVLPGPPPGTESGEDEGGRVINLILPENQLEELKYQLGNEWGIH from the exons ATGGTATCGACAGCGGGCGAAAACGCCGCCGTTTACGACGTAAGGCTGTCGTCGGTGGTCCCGGCGAGCATCACCGGAGAGGATAAGGTCCATGAACTCTGCAACATGGACTTGATGCTGAAGCTGCATTATGTCAAGGGAATATACTTCTTTAGAAGTGGAGCAGCACGAGGGTTAACCATAAATGACCTGAAAAAACCAATGTTTGAATGCTTAGCCCTCTACTCCACTTTATCGGGGAGAGTTAGAAAGTCCGAAGATGGAAGACCattcatcaaatgcaatgatAGTGGTGTTCGTATTGCCGAGGCAAAGTGCAGTAAAACTTTGGATGAATGGCTGGCTTTCAACGATGATTCTCTTAACGATCAGCTAATTTACAGCCAGTTCCTTGCTCCTGATGCCGGATTCACTCCTCTTGTTTTTGTCCAG TTCACATGGTTCAAATGCGGAGGAATCTCAATTGGACTAAGTTGGGCTCATGTTGTGGGAGATGCATTCTCAGCTTCACACTTCATCAATATGTGGGGCCAAATCTTGACAGGTCAAGTGCCACCTCATCATCTTGACACCTACAAccccaaaaaccaaaaaaagttCCCCTCCCCACTTGCCAAGGTACCACTTTCTATCCAGAGGGTACTACTGGACCCAGATGGTGGCCATTGGCTCCTTTCCAATCACAGAAAAATGAGAACCCACTCCTTCCACGTAACTCCAAAACAGTTGAATCGTTTGACCGAAGAAGCTAAACTGCTAAAGCCCTTTGAAGTTATCTCAGCAATGATATGGAAGTCTTTGGCCAAGACAAGTGGCAAAGCAGAAGAGCCTAAGATTGTGACATTAATCTCTGGCACTTGGGATAAAGAAAATGAACTGCCGAGCAATTCTCGAGTCATCATTAGCACAATTGAAGCGGCTGAGGCTCCACCTGCACAGGCTGATTTAGCAGAATTGGCCAGGCTGATTGCTCAGACACAGGAGGACGAGACCCATTTAGTTGAACGAGTGATGGATCAGAAGGGCAGTGATGATGGAGAGTCTCGTGACTTTATTTTATACGGCGCCCGTCTCACCTTTGTAAATTTGGAGAAGATGAATATTTACGCGCTGAAAATGGGCGGCCATCATCAACCAGTTTTTGCAAGTTATTCTGTAAGTGGGGTTGGTGATGAAGGTGCAGTTTTGGTGCTGCCGGGACCTCCTCCTGGGACTGAGAGTGGCGAAGATGAAGGGGGAAGGGTAATAAATTTGATTCTGCCCGAAAATCAACTCGAGGAACTCAAGTATCAACTTGGAAACGAGTGGGGTATACATTAA